A window from Flavobacterium gyeonganense encodes these proteins:
- a CDS encoding MFS transporter: protein MHEKISLKEKIGYGLGDAASSMFWKIFSMYLLFFYTDVFGLAPAVVGTMFLITRIWDSCFDPIVGIIADRTKSKWGKFRPYLLWIAIPFAVIGVLTFYTPDFDEKGKIIYAYVTYSLMMMIYSLINVPYASLLGVMSSDRKDRNTLSSYRMVFAFGGSLLALWLIEPLVNYFGGNLNSKNGWLATIAVFGIITTIFFWACFFWTKERIKPIDEEQTNLKEDLKDLVKNRPWWILLGAGIGALVFNSIRDGAAVYYFKYYVSSNVNFDFNLFGTDFHMTPTSIYLVLGQAANIIGVIAATPLANKFGKKKTFFGAMTFAAILSLIFYVFGKEDIFLIMSFQILISICAGCIFPLIWSMYADSADYSEWKQGRRATGLVFSASSMSQKFGWTIGGAGAGWLLGYYGFQANVEQTATAQNGIQLMLSILPAIAAAISVGFIAFYPLTEEKLQTIEQDLNAKRDQKNKIQI from the coding sequence ATGCACGAAAAAATCAGCTTAAAAGAAAAAATAGGCTACGGACTTGGAGACGCCGCCTCTTCTATGTTCTGGAAAATATTCAGCATGTATCTGCTGTTTTTCTACACCGATGTTTTCGGACTGGCACCAGCAGTAGTCGGAACTATGTTTTTAATAACCCGAATCTGGGATTCCTGCTTTGATCCAATTGTTGGAATCATAGCTGACAGAACCAAATCCAAATGGGGAAAATTCAGGCCTTATTTATTATGGATTGCTATACCTTTTGCTGTAATTGGAGTTTTGACTTTTTACACTCCTGATTTTGATGAAAAAGGAAAAATAATCTATGCCTACGTAACATACTCTTTAATGATGATGATTTATTCCTTGATCAATGTTCCGTATGCTTCGCTTTTAGGAGTAATGTCTTCTGACCGAAAAGACAGAAACACATTATCCTCTTACCGAATGGTTTTTGCCTTTGGAGGAAGCCTTTTAGCTCTTTGGTTAATTGAGCCCCTTGTCAATTATTTTGGAGGAAACCTTAATTCAAAAAACGGCTGGCTAGCTACAATAGCTGTATTCGGAATTATAACAACCATATTTTTCTGGGCTTGTTTTTTCTGGACAAAAGAAAGAATAAAACCAATTGATGAGGAACAAACAAATCTAAAGGAAGATTTAAAAGATTTAGTAAAGAACAGGCCCTGGTGGATTTTACTGGGAGCCGGAATTGGGGCATTAGTATTCAACTCTATCCGTGACGGCGCAGCAGTTTATTATTTTAAATATTATGTAAGCAGCAATGTAAATTTTGATTTTAACCTTTTCGGAACAGATTTTCACATGACGCCAACTTCTATTTATTTAGTATTGGGACAGGCAGCCAATATTATTGGAGTCATTGCAGCAACCCCACTGGCTAATAAATTTGGAAAAAAGAAAACCTTTTTTGGTGCAATGACTTTTGCTGCAATCCTGAGTTTAATTTTCTATGTCTTCGGAAAAGAAGATATTTTCTTAATCATGAGTTTTCAAATATTAATTAGCATTTGTGCCGGCTGTATCTTTCCTCTTATCTGGTCTATGTATGCTGACAGCGCCGATTATTCAGAATGGAAACAAGGACGCAGGGCTACGGGATTGGTTTTTTCAGCATCATCAATGTCACAAAAATTCGGATGGACTATTGGAGGTGCAGGAGCTGGTTGGCTTCTGGGCTACTACGGTTTTCAGGCGAATGTTGAACAAACTGCCACGGCGCAAAACGGAATTCAGTTAATGTTAAGTATTCTTCCTGCAATTGCTGCAGCAATATCAGTCGGTTTTATAGCATTTTATCCTTTAACCGAAGAAAAGCTGCAAACTATAGAACAGGACTTGAATGCAAAAAGAGACCAAAAAAATAAAATACAGATTTAG
- a CDS encoding glycoside hydrolase family 26 protein — translation MKNTFLKTAFLSFLSLALTSCSSDKESDNEVIVDPPTQDDPLTTQNVSNYMADANASKETIALFYNLKRLGKTKIAIGQQDAFNNFYQDAGGDSDIKKNTGFDPAILGSDFMFITDKNNNNQSNNWFYQQEQKIISDTKAAYIKGMINTFSWHLREPYNEDTFYTDEMTTDQKSKAFKSILPGGANHEWYKKKLDKLASVFLNLKGSKGELIPVIFRPFHEFDGSWFWWGANFCTPEEYKTAYKFTVEYLRDTKGVHNILYAFSPDRTYSTSTDYLSRYPGDKYVDVLGMDNYGDFDNQGSTGAVKANTKLKIISDLAKTKVKIAALTETGYRVTSSNTPINDWFSTYLYNALTSNSIEISYMMFWTNDNNGYYVPNSSVSNAADFKNFASKPKSALVNSLPKMYELPK, via the coding sequence ATGAAAAATACATTTCTAAAAACAGCATTTTTGAGTTTCTTGTCTTTGGCACTTACAAGCTGCTCATCTGATAAAGAATCAGATAACGAAGTTATAGTTGACCCGCCAACGCAGGATGATCCTCTGACTACACAAAATGTATCAAATTATATGGCCGATGCAAACGCATCAAAAGAAACCATAGCACTATTTTATAACTTAAAGAGACTAGGTAAAACCAAAATTGCAATTGGACAGCAGGATGCTTTCAATAACTTTTATCAGGATGCCGGTGGTGATTCGGATATCAAAAAAAACACGGGTTTTGATCCTGCTATCCTAGGGTCTGATTTTATGTTTATTACAGATAAAAACAACAATAATCAATCTAATAACTGGTTTTACCAGCAAGAGCAAAAGATTATCAGTGATACAAAAGCTGCTTATATCAAAGGAATGATCAATACTTTTTCATGGCATTTGAGAGAACCGTATAATGAAGATACTTTTTATACAGATGAAATGACAACCGACCAAAAAAGTAAGGCTTTTAAAAGTATTTTGCCCGGAGGAGCCAATCACGAATGGTACAAGAAAAAACTGGATAAGTTAGCAAGTGTATTTTTAAATTTAAAAGGTTCTAAAGGCGAATTGATTCCCGTAATCTTCAGACCTTTTCACGAATTTGACGGAAGCTGGTTTTGGTGGGGCGCTAATTTTTGTACTCCCGAAGAATATAAAACAGCTTACAAATTTACGGTTGAATATTTAAGAGATACAAAAGGCGTACACAATATCTTGTATGCTTTTTCACCTGACAGAACCTACTCAACCTCAACCGATTATTTAAGCAGGTATCCGGGAGATAAATATGTAGATGTTTTAGGAATGGATAATTACGGTGATTTTGACAATCAGGGTTCAACAGGAGCTGTTAAAGCAAATACCAAATTAAAAATCATTTCAGATCTTGCTAAAACTAAAGTAAAAATAGCAGCTTTAACAGAAACAGGTTATAGAGTTACAAGTTCAAACACGCCAATAAATGATTGGTTTTCTACCTATTTATATAATGCTTTGACATCAAATAGTATAGAAATAAGCTATATGATGTTCTGGACTAATGATAATAATGGATACTATGTTCCAAACTCCAGTGTTTCGAATGCAGCTGATTTTAAAAACTTTGCTTCAAAACCAAAATCGGCATTAGTAAATTCGTTGCCAAAAATGTATGAATTACCAAAATAG
- a CDS encoding AGE family epimerase/isomerase, with protein sequence MVSSILQQLKTELSAELSSILDYWAKNAIDNKNDGFVGQIDSNEKIIPDADKGCVLNARILWSFSASYQVTQNKEHKKIAERAFKCISNHFYDPEFGGLFWSINSDTTPKDTKNQIYGLAFAIYGLSEYYIISKDEKALTIAINLYLTIQKYSYDPVKKGYLEAFTRDWQPIEDLRLSSKDANEKKTMNTHLHIIEAYAKLFRVWKNPKLQSDIIELLQTIEEHFINTRTGHLHLFFDENWIEKPDVISYGHDIEASWLLLQCAEISEDENLIANYKRHAIQIAEVTQEGLDSDGGLWYEFDPKRNKLIAEKHWWVQAEALIGFYNAYQLTRDEKFLDIVLKNWEFIKNHILDQQNGEWFWGVYKDYSLIQKDKAGFWKCPYHNSRACLELIQRIKT encoded by the coding sequence ATGGTATCATCAATATTACAACAGCTAAAAACCGAATTATCAGCTGAACTTAGTTCTATTTTAGACTATTGGGCAAAAAACGCAATTGATAATAAAAACGATGGTTTTGTTGGTCAGATTGATAGCAATGAAAAAATAATTCCTGATGCTGATAAAGGTTGTGTTCTAAACGCAAGGATTTTATGGTCTTTCTCAGCCAGTTATCAGGTTACTCAAAATAAAGAACATAAAAAAATAGCAGAAAGGGCTTTTAAATGTATTTCAAATCATTTTTATGATCCTGAATTTGGAGGTTTATTTTGGAGCATCAATTCAGATACAACACCAAAAGATACTAAAAATCAAATTTATGGTTTAGCTTTTGCCATTTATGGATTGTCTGAATATTATATCATTTCGAAAGATGAAAAAGCTCTGACAATTGCAATCAATCTGTATTTAACAATCCAAAAATACAGTTACGACCCTGTAAAAAAAGGTTATTTAGAGGCATTTACAAGAGACTGGCAGCCTATTGAAGATTTGCGGCTGAGCAGTAAAGATGCTAATGAAAAGAAAACTATGAACACGCATCTGCATATTATTGAAGCTTATGCAAAATTATTCAGGGTATGGAAAAATCCAAAACTGCAAAGTGATATTATAGAATTATTGCAAACCATAGAAGAACATTTTATCAATACCAGAACGGGACATTTGCATTTGTTTTTTGACGAAAACTGGATTGAAAAACCAGATGTTATTTCGTACGGTCATGATATTGAAGCATCCTGGCTTTTATTGCAGTGTGCCGAAATTTCAGAAGATGAAAACCTGATTGCTAATTATAAAAGACATGCCATTCAAATAGCAGAAGTTACGCAGGAAGGTTTAGATTCAGACGGCGGTTTGTGGTATGAATTTGATCCAAAAAGAAACAAACTTATAGCAGAAAAACATTGGTGGGTACAAGCCGAAGCTTTAATAGGTTTTTACAATGCATACCAATTAACCCGTGATGAAAAGTTTTTAGACATTGTATTGAAAAACTGGGAATTTATAAAAAATCACATTTTAGACCAGCAAAATGGAGAATGGTTTTGGGGAGTTTACAAGGATTACAGCCTGATTCAGAAAGACAAAGCCGGCTTCTGGAAATGTCCTTACCACAACAGCCGTGCCTGCCTGGAACTGATACAAAGAATAAAAACTTAA
- a CDS encoding helix-turn-helix domain-containing protein, with protein sequence MSTAKNFYREIAPLSSGDSFLVFDRIKDSFDFPVHYHPEFEINFILNGKGVRRVVGDNIEEIDNVELVLIGPNLYHGWELNKCTSKKIHEITIQFHNDLFHESLLSRRIMNPIRDMFNRSIHGILFSKKVAEELTPRLIKISKLDGMDYFLEITSLLYDLANSRNQRLLSTYTVDYDTFDDYDKMKLVYEYVQKHFSDKITLEDAANVANMSIISFNRFIKKRTGKTFVNYINDIRIGYAARWLVEKDMSVSEVAFKSGFNNIANFNRSFKAIKNCTPSQYREDFSGLKRIL encoded by the coding sequence ATGAGTACTGCTAAAAATTTTTATAGAGAAATTGCTCCATTGTCAAGTGGAGATAGTTTTTTAGTCTTTGACAGAATTAAAGATAGTTTTGATTTTCCGGTGCATTATCATCCTGAATTTGAAATTAATTTTATTTTAAACGGAAAAGGAGTTAGGCGTGTCGTGGGAGATAATATTGAGGAAATTGATAATGTTGAATTGGTTCTTATCGGTCCAAATTTATATCACGGTTGGGAATTAAATAAATGTACAAGTAAAAAGATTCATGAAATTACGATCCAGTTTCATAATGATTTATTTCACGAATCCTTACTTTCAAGACGGATTATGAATCCGATTCGGGACATGTTTAATCGCTCTATTCATGGTATTTTGTTTTCTAAAAAAGTAGCCGAAGAGTTAACTCCTAGATTGATAAAGATCTCTAAATTAGATGGTATGGATTATTTTTTAGAAATTACTTCGCTGTTGTATGATTTAGCAAATTCCAGAAATCAGAGACTGCTTTCTACCTATACAGTAGATTACGATACTTTTGATGATTATGATAAAATGAAGTTGGTTTATGAATATGTGCAAAAACATTTTTCAGATAAAATTACTTTAGAAGACGCAGCAAATGTAGCGAATATGTCTATAATTTCTTTTAACCGGTTTATTAAAAAGCGTACCGGAAAAACTTTTGTAAACTATATTAATGATATCCGTATAGGTTATGCTGCCCGATGGCTGGTTGAAAAAGATATGAGCGTTTCAGAAGTGGCTTTTAAATCCGGATTTAATAATATTGCGAATTTTAATCGTAGTTTTAAAGCTATTAAAAACTGTACACCCAGTCAGTACAGGGAAGATTTTTCTGGGTTAAAGCGTATTTTATAG
- a CDS encoding SusC/RagA family TonB-linked outer membrane protein: MKKLITNFIHWNASRKTIPLMLFLLLSNFITAQVKVSGVVSDEKGLSIPGANISIAGSKVSTSTDFDGKYSIDVPANGTLLYSFIGFNTQKVAVDGRKTINVILKSAAEDLKDVVVIGYGTQKRKDVNSAISSISSKDIENLKVVSFDQMMQGKAAGVVVNSNSGEPGSNVSVRIRGVSSLTGTNEPLYVIDGVPMSGDARNSSTSGRNAQGNSNFSNNGNITQSPLALLNPSDIESIDILKDASATSIYGSRGANGVVIVTTKSGKKGTGKLSLESSYTISNLPKKLHSMDLQEYARHQNALSAVYDPTSYRPEFAHPELLGKGTDWQDAIYETGLMSSNQLSFSGGKEGINYYISGGVLNQEGIVIESGFKRYNFRTNIDAKVNSFIKVGVNVSGAITDEKLTLNGQFNGVVATSLLATPDVAVRELSGAFAGPPAGGATSFVNPVATSLLGSNTLVRKNYSGNFYTQVDIAKGLEYRFEAGGYIYDNLGQRFDPMYSLGNAVKSFANLYYNPSSGNSWNLKNMLTYRKTVDKHNFTLLAVQESNRAHWQGYTITGYGYKDNNDKSLAASDLSKAVTSGVYSGTQTLASYLGRVVYDFGDRYGITAAVRTDGSSKFFVGNKWGVFSSASGSWKLSNEAFMAGTKKYVDNIKLRAGWGQTGNNQIGNNLYDSNLHLINSTMGTSYLPSNSANKDLKWETQEQTNLGLDFTLFNSSLSATVDLYKKVSKNFLYQVPLPNFLSGGGDYEGGVNPPYFNLGSMQNKGLEVTLTYNKQFTQNFSWNASANFTKYVNEVTNMAGLNIVKTMGTLAYNTVTVSRTQEGLPIGSFLGYQATGIYRTDQDLLTYGHDNGSGTKVVLKNGTNSLLPEFQKGDVIYKDQNNDGVIDTKDLVTIGNPNPKFTYGFTNNFKYKNVDLSIFLQGTSGNKLMNLTRMSGTLNSNLGTNYLTEAADFYSATNTNAALPRPSAYNDINNAVSSRFIEDGSYLRIQNVTLGYSLPSDIISKIKLTRLRIYASGQNLYTFTKYKGYDPEVGSYNQDALLSGVDNGRYPVPRQISFGFNVEF, encoded by the coding sequence ATGAAAAAACTAATCACTAATTTTATTCACTGGAATGCTAGCCGTAAGACCATTCCATTGATGTTATTTCTGTTGCTGAGCAACTTCATTACTGCTCAGGTAAAAGTATCAGGTGTCGTGTCTGATGAAAAAGGATTATCGATTCCTGGTGCCAATATTTCGATTGCCGGTTCTAAAGTTTCGACTTCAACAGACTTTGACGGAAAATATTCGATCGATGTTCCTGCAAATGGAACTTTATTGTATTCTTTTATCGGATTCAATACTCAAAAAGTTGCTGTTGACGGCAGAAAAACCATAAATGTAATTTTAAAATCAGCTGCAGAAGATCTTAAAGATGTAGTTGTAATTGGTTACGGTACTCAAAAACGAAAAGATGTAAACAGTGCAATTTCGAGCATCAGCTCAAAAGATATCGAAAACTTAAAAGTAGTTTCTTTTGACCAGATGATGCAGGGTAAAGCGGCAGGGGTAGTCGTAAATAGTAACTCTGGTGAACCGGGAAGTAACGTTTCGGTGAGAATTAGAGGGGTCTCTTCTCTAACAGGGACAAACGAACCGTTATATGTAATTGATGGAGTGCCAATGTCTGGAGACGCAAGGAACTCATCTACATCTGGAAGAAATGCTCAGGGAAACTCGAATTTTTCTAATAATGGTAATATTACACAAAGTCCGCTTGCGCTTTTAAATCCAAGTGATATCGAATCGATTGATATTTTAAAAGATGCTTCTGCGACTTCTATTTATGGTTCGCGCGGAGCAAATGGGGTTGTGATTGTTACAACAAAATCAGGTAAAAAAGGAACTGGAAAATTGTCTTTGGAGAGTTCCTATACAATTAGTAATCTTCCTAAAAAGCTTCATTCTATGGATCTTCAGGAATATGCGAGGCATCAAAATGCATTGTCAGCAGTTTATGATCCAACTTCTTACAGACCAGAATTTGCTCATCCTGAACTTTTAGGAAAAGGTACTGACTGGCAGGATGCCATTTACGAAACAGGATTGATGAGTTCGAATCAATTGTCATTTTCTGGCGGAAAAGAAGGAATTAATTACTATATCTCTGGAGGTGTTTTAAATCAGGAAGGTATTGTGATCGAATCTGGTTTTAAACGATACAACTTCAGAACTAATATTGATGCTAAAGTAAACAGCTTTATTAAAGTTGGTGTAAACGTAAGTGGTGCTATAACAGATGAAAAACTAACACTCAACGGACAATTTAACGGAGTTGTAGCGACTTCATTATTAGCGACTCCAGATGTGGCGGTTAGAGAATTATCAGGCGCTTTTGCAGGACCTCCTGCGGGCGGAGCAACATCGTTTGTAAATCCTGTTGCTACTTCTTTATTAGGATCAAATACTTTAGTTAGAAAAAACTATTCAGGAAATTTTTATACTCAGGTTGATATTGCCAAAGGTTTAGAATATCGTTTTGAAGCTGGTGGATATATTTATGACAACTTAGGTCAGCGATTCGATCCAATGTATTCTTTAGGAAACGCAGTAAAAAGTTTTGCCAATTTGTATTATAATCCTTCTTCAGGAAATTCATGGAACTTAAAAAACATGCTTACCTATAGAAAAACAGTGGATAAACACAATTTTACACTTCTGGCTGTTCAGGAATCAAACAGGGCACACTGGCAAGGTTATACGATTACAGGTTATGGCTATAAAGATAACAACGATAAATCGCTAGCAGCTTCAGACTTATCAAAAGCAGTTACAAGCGGAGTTTACTCTGGTACTCAAACGTTGGCTTCTTACTTAGGAAGGGTAGTTTACGATTTTGGAGACAGATACGGAATTACAGCTGCGGTTAGAACTGACGGATCTTCAAAATTCTTTGTGGGTAATAAATGGGGTGTTTTCAGCTCAGCAAGTGGTTCATGGAAACTTTCAAATGAAGCTTTTATGGCAGGAACGAAAAAATATGTTGACAATATTAAACTGAGAGCAGGTTGGGGACAAACAGGAAACAATCAGATTGGAAACAATTTGTATGATTCTAATCTTCACCTGATTAATAGCACAATGGGAACTTCTTATCTTCCATCAAATTCGGCTAATAAAGATTTGAAATGGGAGACTCAAGAGCAGACCAACTTAGGGTTGGATTTTACTTTGTTTAATTCATCACTTTCTGCAACTGTTGATTTGTATAAGAAAGTTTCTAAAAACTTCTTGTATCAGGTGCCGCTTCCAAACTTTCTTTCAGGTGGTGGAGATTATGAGGGAGGAGTTAATCCTCCATACTTTAACTTAGGAAGTATGCAGAACAAAGGTCTTGAGGTAACGCTTACTTACAACAAACAGTTTACTCAGAACTTTTCTTGGAATGCCAGTGCCAACTTTACTAAATATGTAAATGAGGTTACAAACATGGCTGGATTAAACATTGTAAAAACAATGGGAACACTAGCTTATAATACTGTTACAGTTTCCAGAACTCAGGAAGGTCTGCCAATTGGTTCATTTTTAGGGTATCAAGCAACAGGGATTTACAGAACCGATCAGGATTTATTGACTTACGGCCATGATAATGGTTCTGGAACAAAAGTAGTTTTGAAAAACGGTACCAACTCATTATTGCCTGAATTCCAAAAAGGAGATGTGATTTACAAAGATCAGAACAACGATGGTGTTATTGATACTAAAGATTTAGTGACAATTGGGAATCCAAATCCAAAATTCACATATGGTTTCACTAATAATTTCAAATACAAAAATGTTGATTTGTCTATTTTCCTTCAAGGAACTTCTGGAAATAAGCTGATGAATTTAACTCGTATGTCGGGTACATTAAATAGTAATTTAGGAACTAATTATTTAACAGAAGCTGCTGATTTTTACTCAGCGACAAATACCAATGCTGCGTTGCCAAGACCATCTGCATATAATGATATTAATAATGCAGTTTCTTCAAGATTTATTGAAGATGGATCTTATTTAAGAATTCAGAATGTGACTTTAGGATATTCACTTCCTTCTGATATAATTTCAAAAATTAAACTCACAAGATTAAGAATTTATGCTTCTGGTCAAAACTTATATACTTTTACAAAGTATAAAGGATATGATCCTGAAGTAGGTTCATACAATCAGGATGCTTTATTATCTGGTGTAGATAACGGACGTTACCCAGTGCCAAGACAGATTTCTTTTGGTTTTAATGTTGAATTTTAA
- a CDS encoding glycosidase: MTTITSATFQDRKIALEKEHQTLIRLKNEPQNTIGNGIYQRYKNPVMTAAHVPLNWRFDFNENTNPFLLERIGMNAAFNAGAIKWNGKYLLAVRVEGIDRKSFFAIAESPNGIDNFKFWDKPCVIPQTEEPDTNVYDMRLIHHEDGWVYGIFCTERKDPKAPKGDTSSAVANAGIVRTKDLVNWERLPDLISNTGQQRNVVLHPEFVNGKYALYTRPQDGFIDVGSGGGIGLGYVDDMANPVVKEEKIIFGKQYHTIYELKNGLGPSPIKTEKGWLHLAHGVRNTAAGLRYTLYMFMTDLNDISKVTHVPAGHFMGPEGIERVGDVSNVLFSNGWIEDTDGTVYIYYASSDTRMHVAVSSTEKLVDYVTNTPEDTFISAGSVETIISQIEKNNAI, translated from the coding sequence ATGACAACAATAACGTCCGCTACATTTCAGGATAGAAAAATAGCATTAGAAAAGGAACATCAAACACTCATTCGACTAAAAAATGAACCTCAAAATACAATCGGAAACGGTATTTATCAGCGATATAAAAATCCGGTAATGACCGCTGCTCATGTACCATTGAACTGGCGCTTTGATTTCAACGAAAATACAAACCCTTTTTTACTGGAACGTATCGGAATGAATGCTGCGTTTAATGCCGGAGCCATCAAATGGAACGGTAAATATTTACTAGCCGTTCGTGTTGAAGGTATTGACAGAAAATCTTTTTTTGCCATTGCCGAAAGTCCAAACGGGATTGATAATTTCAAATTTTGGGACAAACCGTGCGTCATTCCGCAAACAGAAGAACCGGACACCAATGTGTATGATATGCGCCTGATTCATCATGAAGACGGCTGGGTTTACGGTATTTTTTGCACAGAAAGAAAAGATCCAAAGGCTCCAAAAGGAGACACTAGTTCAGCTGTAGCCAATGCAGGGATAGTCCGTACAAAAGATTTAGTGAACTGGGAAAGACTTCCTGATTTAATTTCGAATACAGGACAGCAGCGCAATGTTGTTTTACATCCTGAATTTGTTAACGGTAAATACGCCTTGTACACGCGCCCTCAGGATGGTTTTATTGATGTTGGATCTGGCGGCGGAATTGGTTTAGGCTATGTTGATGATATGGCAAATCCGGTTGTAAAAGAAGAAAAAATTATCTTCGGAAAACAGTATCACACCATATATGAATTAAAAAACGGCCTTGGCCCTTCTCCTATTAAAACAGAAAAAGGCTGGCTGCATTTAGCACATGGCGTTCGTAACACTGCTGCAGGTTTACGCTACACTTTGTATATGTTTATGACCGATCTGAATGATATTTCGAAAGTTACCCACGTTCCTGCCGGACATTTCATGGGACCAGAAGGTATCGAAAGAGTTGGTGATGTTTCAAATGTATTATTTTCTAACGGATGGATTGAAGACACTGATGGAACTGTTTACATCTATTATGCATCATCAGACACGAGAATGCATGTTGCTGTTTCTTCTACAGAAAAACTGGTTGATTATGTTACGAATACTCCTGAAGACACCTTTATCTCTGCAGGATCAGTAGAAACAATAATCAGTCAGATCGAAAAAAACAACGCAATATAA
- a CDS encoding carbohydrate binding domain-containing protein — MKQLFFFSLLFFSAISHAQTNLIKNGGFESETLNWNGDAATLSPYYKKTGKNSAVINQFVGAEWKAIDQIINIPKNSYAIEFSVWVKADQVEDGKEAYNAGLMIAEFTNSGGKKIISENIAQVKGTVDWTNYKKTVLVPEKAKQIRIMLALAQINGSIFFDDVNATALSEEEYFKLNPIITIHEGQKTISTPKQFSNGNFEDNLNSWNGAGIISATDKKEGNTAVEITSKTAEWKAIDQIADINNGDKTIEISGWLKAKDIQQGKDPWNNGMFIIEFKKNDTTKASEDQIIGTVTGTTDWTAFKKTFLIPEGAKQYRIMVAMSVCTGTLLADNIEVKLSK, encoded by the coding sequence ATGAAACAACTCTTTTTCTTTAGTTTATTATTTTTTAGCGCAATAAGCCATGCACAAACCAATCTGATTAAAAATGGTGGTTTTGAATCTGAAACGTTAAACTGGAATGGCGATGCTGCTACCCTGTCTCCATATTACAAAAAAACGGGTAAAAACAGCGCTGTCATTAATCAGTTTGTAGGTGCCGAATGGAAAGCAATTGATCAAATTATAAATATCCCGAAAAATTCTTATGCTATAGAATTCAGTGTTTGGGTAAAAGCAGATCAAGTTGAAGACGGTAAGGAAGCTTACAATGCCGGTTTAATGATTGCCGAATTTACAAATAGTGGTGGAAAGAAAATAATTTCCGAAAACATTGCACAAGTAAAAGGAACTGTGGACTGGACCAATTATAAAAAAACGGTTTTGGTACCTGAAAAAGCCAAACAAATCAGAATCATGCTGGCTTTGGCACAAATAAACGGTTCTATTTTTTTTGATGATGTAAATGCAACTGCCCTTTCTGAAGAAGAATATTTTAAGCTAAATCCAATAATTACAATTCACGAAGGCCAGAAAACAATTTCAACTCCAAAACAATTTTCTAACGGAAATTTCGAAGACAATCTAAACTCATGGAATGGCGCCGGAATTATTTCGGCTACAGATAAAAAAGAGGGCAATACCGCTGTAGAAATCACTTCAAAAACAGCCGAATGGAAAGCAATTGACCAGATAGCTGATATTAATAACGGAGATAAAACCATAGAAATTTCAGGCTGGTTAAAAGCAAAAGATATTCAACAAGGTAAAGATCCTTGGAATAACGGAATGTTTATCATCGAATTCAAAAAAAACGACACAACCAAAGCCTCAGAAGACCAAATTATTGGAACTGTAACCGGAACTACTGACTGGACAGCTTTCAAAAAAACGTTCCTAATTCCGGAAGGTGCAAAACAATACCGGATTATGGTTGCCATGAGTGTTTGTACGGGAACTTTATTAGCTGATAATATCGAAGTTAAGCTATCGAAATAA